One genomic region from Erythrobacter mangrovi encodes:
- a CDS encoding PaaI family thioesterase, which yields MADGHSLHETMGLVRVVSVDPEGRASLEYEAKREQCHSGGVVQGGFISGWIDAAMAHAAMARNGPGIVPMTLELKVSFFAPTRPGLVIAEAWVERHGKRTSFYEGHLKDADGTVLAKATSTILLADMTRVVEASRKATGEQA from the coding sequence ATGGCTGACGGACATTCGCTTCACGAAACTATGGGACTGGTGCGGGTCGTGTCGGTCGACCCCGAAGGTCGCGCGAGCCTGGAATACGAGGCGAAGCGCGAGCAATGCCATTCGGGCGGCGTGGTGCAGGGCGGCTTCATCAGCGGGTGGATCGATGCCGCAATGGCCCACGCCGCGATGGCGAGGAACGGACCGGGCATCGTTCCGATGACGCTCGAGCTCAAGGTCAGCTTCTTCGCGCCGACGCGGCCGGGGCTGGTCATTGCCGAAGCCTGGGTCGAGCGGCACGGGAAGCGGACCAGCTTCTACGAAGGCCACCTCAAGGACGCCGATGGGACCGTTCTGGCCAAGGCGACCAGTACCATCCTGCTGGCTGACATGACCCGGGTGGTCGAGGCTTCGCGGAAGGCGACAGGAGAGCAGGCATGA
- a CDS encoding epoxide hydrolase family protein — MSEICPFHLDIPQDDLVRLADRLDQTRWPEEEPVDDWSQGTKLAALKELVAYWRIEYDWRRCEKRLNEIGQFTTNIDGLSVHFLHKKSSRADALPLIITHGWPGSVVEFLGVIDELAEPSDPQAMAFHVVAPSLPGYGFSQKPSVTGWGVERIARDWAELMRRLGYGHWVAQGGDWGAAVTTAIGQLAPEGCRGIHLNMPLGRPGPEDLQSQDPKVLKALQRLGFYQEWDSGYSKEQSTRPQTIGYSLVDSPVGLAAWILEKVYYWTDNSGSPWDALSMDQVLDDIMLYWLPGTGASAARLYWESFAQFGAGTVAIPSGASAFPREILPTPREWAERTLTNLVYWNEVEKGGHFAAWEQPELFVKELRACFTKMV, encoded by the coding sequence ATGAGCGAGATCTGCCCCTTCCACCTCGATATCCCGCAGGACGATCTTGTCCGTCTTGCCGATCGGCTCGACCAGACCCGCTGGCCCGAAGAAGAGCCGGTCGATGACTGGTCGCAGGGGACCAAGCTGGCAGCGCTAAAGGAACTCGTCGCCTATTGGCGGATCGAATACGACTGGCGGCGCTGCGAGAAACGGCTCAACGAGATCGGCCAGTTCACTACCAATATCGACGGCCTGTCGGTTCACTTCCTGCACAAGAAATCCTCGCGCGCGGACGCTTTGCCGCTGATCATCACGCATGGCTGGCCTGGGTCAGTGGTCGAGTTTCTCGGCGTTATCGATGAATTGGCCGAACCGTCCGATCCGCAGGCCATGGCCTTCCACGTCGTGGCTCCCTCGCTACCCGGCTACGGCTTTTCGCAGAAGCCATCGGTGACGGGTTGGGGTGTCGAACGGATCGCGCGCGATTGGGCCGAACTGATGCGCCGCCTCGGCTATGGCCATTGGGTTGCCCAGGGCGGCGACTGGGGCGCCGCGGTAACGACTGCGATCGGCCAGCTGGCGCCAGAGGGTTGCAGGGGCATTCACCTCAACATGCCGCTTGGCCGACCCGGCCCCGAAGACCTGCAAAGCCAGGACCCGAAGGTGCTCAAGGCGCTGCAGCGGCTCGGTTTCTACCAGGAGTGGGATTCCGGCTACTCCAAGGAACAGAGCACGCGGCCGCAGACGATCGGATATTCGTTGGTCGACTCGCCCGTCGGCCTCGCCGCGTGGATCCTCGAGAAAGTGTATTACTGGACCGACAATAGTGGGTCGCCGTGGGATGCGCTGTCGATGGACCAGGTACTCGACGACATCATGCTCTACTGGCTGCCCGGCACCGGCGCCTCGGCGGCGCGGCTCTATTGGGAAAGCTTCGCCCAATTTGGTGCTGGAACGGTGGCCATTCCTTCAGGCGCGAGCGCCTTTCCGCGGGAAATCCTGCCGACTCCGCGTGAATGGGCGGAGCGGACCCTGACCAACCTCGTCTATTGGAACGAGGTAGAGAAGGGTGGGCATTTCGCTGCGTGGGAGCAGCCCGAACTGTTCGTGAAGGAACTGCGCGCCTGCTTCACCAAGATGGTTTAG